AATCAATAGAACCAACATCGAAATACAAAAAGGCAATTTCTCCGATTGGTGGGAAAATAAGCAGAGACAAGATAACTTCGAGCTTGCAGAGAACGAACGGCTAAAAAAAGATATTAAACGCTTGTCGGATTCTGCTAAACGAACGAGCAACTGGTCGCACGAAGTGGAAAAAACGAAAAATGGCACAAGAAATTCCGGTTCCAAGGTAGATAAAGGGTATATTGGTCACAAGGCCGCTAAAATGATGAAACGCTCGAAAACAATTGAGCAGAGACAGCAATCTGCTATTGAGGAAAGGTCTAAGCTCCTTAAAAACATCGAAAACGCTGAAAGCTTAAAAATTTCACAGCTTGCTTTTCATAAAAACCAGCTTGCTGAACTTAAAAATGTTTCCATTTATTATGGGGAGAAAATGGTCTGCACGGATATAAGCTTTACAATTGAGCAAGGGGAGCGAATAGCGCTTTGTGGTAAAAACGGCTCTGGAAAATCAAGTATTATCAAGCTTATTTGCGGTGAGCATCTCAACTTTACGGGGACTTTTGACAAGGGCAGTCAGCTCAAAATATCCTATGTTTCACAAGACACCTCCCATTTACAGGGAAATTTAACGGACTACGCTAGAAACAATGGGATTGATGAAAGCCTGTTTAAATCTATTTTAAGAAAACTTGGTTTTTCCAGAGTTCAATTTGAAAAGGATATTTCAGCTTTTAGCGGCGGTCAAAAAAAGAAAGTGCTGATTGCAAAAAGTCTTTGTGAGAAAGTGCATTTGTATATTTGGGATGAGCCGCTTAATTTTATCGATGTGATTTCCCGCATGCAAATTGAAGAGCTATTGCTTGAATACGCTCCAACCATCCTGTTTGTGGAGCATGACAGGGAATTTTGCAAAAATATCGCTACAAAGCATGTTCAACTTTAAGCCTTTCATCTAAGGCTTGATTTTTCTCAAACATTTTTTCCCTTATAAAAAGAACCCCGACAGTTGTTGGGGTTCGAAACGCACCAACTGTCTATACAGACAAAGCATGTGTTTTTTATAAATATTCAAATTGCAATTTTCATAATTTTCTAGCCCTTATTAGTCATGCTTACGTTTGTAGATTTGGGATATTATTTTTGCGAAAGAAATAATTCCCAATAAAAAGGAGCTGAGTAAATTGAAAAAATTGTGTAGTTATATCCTCATGGTAGCAATGTTCCTTGCCACTTTTGGTACAAGTGCATGGGGACAATCATCCGTACCCGATTCTCCCAAGTCTTCAGAAGGAAAATCAGAAAAAAACGAGTGGACGGTAGGAATTTTGCTGTACAACGATGTGGAAGTATTGGATTTTGCAGGTCCTTTCGAAGTTTTTGCTGTTGCCGAACAGGATACGTCAGGTAAGCCTTTTCATGTTAAAACCGTTTCAGAGGATGGAAAAATGATTACAGCACGAAATGGATTGAAGGTTCAGCCTGATTACAGCTTTGACAATGCTCCCTCCTTTGACATTCTCATCGTTCCAGGAGGACCTGGCAGCCGTACGGAAATGTATAACAAACACATTATCAAATGGGTGCAAGAGCGAATGAAAACCGTTGATATTATGGCTTCCGTATGCACAGGAGCATTAATTCTAGCAGAAGCAGAATTGCTAAATGGCAAAACAGTGACCACCCATTGGAATTCATATGATCGACTTGAAAAAGATTATCCGAAGCTAAAGGTGAAGAGGGACGTAAAATTTGTGGATGAAGGAAAAATCGTAACATCAGGGGGCATTTCCGCTGGCATTAACATGTCATTTTACTTAGTCAAACGATTACTAGGAAAAGAAACCGCCGAAAAGACAGCGAAACAGATGGAGTACGACATTGTCATAGAGTAAATTCGCTAGATTCCATACTACAAAATGAACGTCATCTGTCCTTCGTATCATCACAAGAACGCTTGGAATTGATGGAGCAATGTCTTCAAGAAAAAACCCAAAGCTATCTCACTTTCTACGTGTAGGCCACCCTTTTATAAAAGGCGCATCGGAGCTTTTATTTTCTGGGGAACCGAACCGGATGGATCAGGCTTGCAATGTGAAGTGGAAATGGAGGGGGAGGTCCAGCAGGTCCGAAGTCCAGCCTCTATATTTATACCAGCCGGCTTACAGCATACGTATAAATAAGTATCTGGCAGCGGTACCTATACCAATATTGTCTTGGCTCCAGAGTACAATGCCAGTTTAGAAATGACAAAACCACTAGC
The nucleotide sequence above comes from Brevibacillus laterosporus LMG 15441. Encoded proteins:
- a CDS encoding Lsa family ABC-F type ribosomal protection protein; amino-acid sequence: MSLINVTNLTFAYDGSFDNIFENVSFQIDTDWKLGFTGRNGKGKTTFLNLLLGKYEYSGNISATVSFEYFPFPVENKANNTLDVISDIDPDYVHWKLMRELSLLQVSEDVLYRPFDSLSNGEQTKVLLATLFLKENHFLLIDEPTNHLDMHARKLVSDYLKTKSGFILVSHDRSFLDNCVDHILSINRTNIEIQKGNFSDWWENKQRQDNFELAENERLKKDIKRLSDSAKRTSNWSHEVEKTKNGTRNSGSKVDKGYIGHKAAKMMKRSKTIEQRQQSAIEERSKLLKNIENAESLKISQLAFHKNQLAELKNVSIYYGEKMVCTDISFTIEQGERIALCGKNGSGKSSIIKLICGEHLNFTGTFDKGSQLKISYVSQDTSHLQGNLTDYARNNGIDESLFKSILRKLGFSRVQFEKDISAFSGGQKKKVLIAKSLCEKVHLYIWDEPLNFIDVISRMQIEELLLEYAPTILFVEHDREFCKNIATKHVQL
- a CDS encoding DJ-1/PfpI family protein; the encoded protein is MKKLCSYILMVAMFLATFGTSAWGQSSVPDSPKSSEGKSEKNEWTVGILLYNDVEVLDFAGPFEVFAVAEQDTSGKPFHVKTVSEDGKMITARNGLKVQPDYSFDNAPSFDILIVPGGPGSRTEMYNKHIIKWVQERMKTVDIMASVCTGALILAEAELLNGKTVTTHWNSYDRLEKDYPKLKVKRDVKFVDEGKIVTSGGISAGINMSFYLVKRLLGKETAEKTAKQMEYDIVIE